One stretch of Maylandia zebra isolate NMK-2024a linkage group LG13, Mzebra_GT3a, whole genome shotgun sequence DNA includes these proteins:
- the ccnj gene encoding cyclin-J, protein MELEDQWWKGQLAADIYQALRYKELKLPSFKGQSPQLNLRRYFADLIAIVSNRFRLCPTARHLAVYLLDLFMDRYDVTVQQLHMVSLSCLLLASKFEEREDRVPKLETLNNLGCMSSMNLVLTKQGLLHMELLLLETFQWNLYLPTSAHFTDYYLSIAVHEGDLHDGWPMTCLEKTKLYMAKYVDYFLEVSLQDHVFLCFAPSLVAAACVAASRLILHLSPTWPPRLQRLTGYAWENLIPCTEKLLIAHDSDVKEANKQKCQQPNQQQQQGQTAYHTSAQYLNRTNAQYPQQAPQPVTAPNHLPASYLSHSTANGPQSINTQTISTSLDPKSNIPNRAFQVSMHYTCAAPCFDR, encoded by the exons ATGGAGCTGGAGGACCAATGGTGGAAAGGACAACTTGCTGCAGATATATACCAGGCGCTGCGATACAAA GAGCTCAAGTTACCTTCCTTCAAAGGTCAGTCCCCTCAGCTCAATTTGAGGCGATACTTCGCAGACCTCATAGCCATTGTCAGCAACCGCTTCAGGCTCTGTCCTACGGCCAGGCACCTGGCCGTCTACCTGCTGGACCTCTTCATGGACCGCTATGACGTCACGGTGCAGCAGCTTCACATGGTCTCGCTCTCGTGTCTTCTTCTGGCCA GTAAGTTTGAGGAAAGGGAGGACCGGGTGCCAAAGCTGGAAACACTAAACAACCTGGGTTGCATGAGCTCCATGAACCTGGTCCTGACCAAGCAGGGTTTGCTGCATATGGAGCTGCTCCTGTTGGAAACTTTCCAGTGGAACCTGTACCTCCCTACGTCGGCCCATTTTACAGACTACTACCTCTCTATTGCGGTCCATGAGGGTGATCTGCATGATGGCTGGCCTATGACATGCCTGGAAAAGACTAAACTATACATGGCCAAATATGTGGATTACTTTCTTGAGGTTTCCTTGCAAG atcatgtctttttgtgttttgcacCTTCACTGGTGGCTGCTGCGTGTGTGGCCGCCTCACGCCTGATCCTTCACCTGTCACCTACATGGCCACCGCGACTGCAGCGCCTCACAGGCTACGCATGGGAGAACCTAATCCCGTGTACAGAGAAACTACTCAT TGCACATGACAGTGACGTCAAAGAGGCCAACAAGCAAAAGTGTCAGCAGCccaaccagcagcagcagcagggtcaGACAGCTTACCACACCTCAGCTCAGTACCTCAACCGAACAAATGCGCAGTACCCCCAGCAAGCTCCACAGCCAGTCACAGCCCCTAaccacctgcctgcctcctaCCTCAGCCACTCCACTGCCAACGGCCCCCAGAGCATCAACACCCAAACCATCTCCACGTCGCTGGACCCAAAGTCTAACATTCCCAACAGGGCATTCCAAGTCAGCATGCACTATACTTGCGCTGCTCCGTGCTTTGACAGATGA
- the znf518a gene encoding uncharacterized protein znf518a — protein MDSVGICTATSAGDNKQRTNNKNRDRHKQLHLRKNAVQPLAMQNEDKRGPKKISEEWEQSTVRPSSKKPSQEVPQSQCGTNNHGNALRFTCSQCSDNLEYVPKDLMRHFEEKHRGIAPFFSCHVCSFSTDKFSYLQVHLLSHKDTFSSCSICNDDIRRTWPEFSAHLTAYHCPNGKYSCEMCQKFSTGDVRVFLEHVYIHNLDLEGADDLLVQTKDVNQLSTTQRLHCHLCGFEASQKWLITKHIKTAHMCQNGNQKKKRKAVHSLAIQPNDTIPNVKPRTRSAVREMRWLTPDCLSLPGKEFLDKYCHLSDPQTTLEETQKFLMKSVAGETGDQKWTKALKTVLSNIPQDINLLPMQENSIVSSDLTVLTLKNKITVAQNGAAYGKRLKTVASSDKEAESAAGDAQCVVNQNGCHSTLNECAPCLHAENKLHNDVPASAHTEPTECTRIQENRENQELKIVQETEEHIKKLEGPVYGDGNHVSSDLKLTKEAEEQMPKYKVMPKNKRKCRRRKRKTRFKKANKRSPELSLKIVLKKNPVKDKQWVSQTSLSPSEGSGQHGLQYPHTAMEETVQIVQTVCPLEVHQKKWTKGSETELYDQFEAISSIQQSKPKEDFTPGCTAKPTSSRNMTANTPDLREGLIPAHQELEGDAEKLLNFMEVDKSISALWMSPTNPKAGSVTEASLENVGLEPSQNGSRYPESNDEMSSAADGVTPQTSAQSSSISQPALPTRDKMGSCCGPSAKLSDRSIEGVKFGEVPVDSFTNILNKNHSPAGKAIQEEPSSAPGCWWQPVPKDLERTLKLVALNPSQLVKRPTGDQPVVVLNHPDADIPEVARIMEVVNRYRGDVQKVTLSRRTLNVLSALSSELPAADDLTEAAWSGKNSVQERFSLKFKLRRLSRKKYEMVGVMSPSRDVVTKFRCWFCGRVFTSQEMWLAHRQRHLMEWNRPNCENS, from the exons atggATTCGGTGGGTATCTGCACAGCTACATCTGCAGGAGATAATAAACAGCGTACCAACAATAAGAACAGAGACCGCCACAAACAGCTCCACCTCAGGAAGAATGCCGTTCAGCCCCTAGCTATGCAAAATGAAGATAAGCGTGGACCAAAAAAGATATCAGAGGAGTGGGAGCAGAGCACAGTGCGGCCTTCATCAAAGAAGCCCTCGCAGGAAGTGCCGCAAAGCCAGTGCGGGACAAATAACCATGGGAATGCGCTCCGGTTCACCTGCTCTCAGTGCAGTGACAATTTGGAATATGTTCCCAAAGACTTAATGAGACACtttgaggaaaaacacagaggGATTGCCCCATTTTTTTCCTGTCATGTATGTAGTTTTAGCACAGACAAGTTCTCCTATCTTCAGGTCCACCTATTAAGCCACAAAGACACTTTTTCTAGCTGCAGCATATGCAATGATGACATTAGACGCACATGGCCTGAATTCAGTGCTCACCTGACTGCGTATCACTGCCCAAACGGCAAATACTCATGTGAAATGTGCCAGAAATTCTCCACAGGTGATGTTAGAGTATTTTTAGAGCATGTGTACATACATAATTTGGACCTGGAAGGAGCCGATGATCTGTTGGTGCAAACAAAGGACGTGAATCAGCTATCAACTACTCAAAGGTTACACTGTCATCTCTGTGGCTTTGAGGCATCTCAGAAATGGTTGATAACTAAGCACATTAAGACTGCCCATATGTGCCAAAATGGCaaccagaagaaaaaaaggaaggcGGTTCATTCTCTAGCAATACAACCAAATGATACAATCCCCAATGTGAAGCCCAGAACAAGAAGTGCAGTTAGGGAAATGCGCTGGCTGACGCCGGACTGCCTTTCTCTGCCCGGGAAAGAATTCTTGGATAAATACTGCCATCTGTCAGATCCACAAACGACACTAGAGGAGACTCAAAAGTTTCTGATGAAATCTGTTGCAGGAGAAACCGGTGACCAGAAATGGACCAAGGCCTTGAAAACTGTTCTGTCAAACATCCCGCAAGATATAAATCTTCTCCCCATGCAGGAGAACAGCATCGTGTCATCAGATCTTACTGTTCTGACGCTGAAGAACAAGATAACTGTAGCTCAGAACGGTGCTGCTTACGGCAAAAGGTTGAAAACGGTGGCATCATCAGATAAGGAAGCTGAAAGTGCTGCTGGCGATGCTCAGTGCGTGGTCAACCAAAATGGATGTCACTCGACTTTGAACGAGTGTGCTCCGTGTCTGCATGCTGAAAATAAACTACATAATGATGTCCCGGCATCAGCCCACACTGAGCCAACGGAGTGCACTCGCATCCAGGAAAACCGAGAGAATCAGGAACTAAAGATTGTTCAGGAAACTGAAGAGCATATTAAAAAGCTGGAGGGGCCTGTTTATGGTGATGGCAATCATGTTTCCAGTGATCTGAAGTTGACAAAGGAGGCTGAGGAGCAAATGCCCAAATATAAAGTCATGCCAAAAAACAAGAGGAAATGTCGACGGCGTAAAAGGAAGACCAGgtttaaaaaagcaaataaaaggtCACCAGAGCTGTCCTTAAAGATAGtattgaaaaaaaatcctgtgaAGGACAAGCAGTGGGTGTCACAAACTTCTTTGTCTCCATCAGAGGGCAGTGGCCAGCATGGACTGCAATATCCTCATACGGCAATGGAGGAGACTGTACAGATTGTCCAAACCGTGTGCCCATTAGAAGTACACCAGAAGAAATGGACCAAAGGTTCAGAGACTGAACTCTATGACCAATTTGAAGCCATTAGCTCAATTCAGCAATCAAAGCCAAAAGAGGACTTCACTCCAGGATGCACTGCAAAACCAACAAGTTCTAGAAATATGACTGCAAACACGCCAGATCTACGTGAAGGTTTGATTCCGGCACATCAAGAACTGGAGGGCGATGCAGAGAAGTTGCTGAACTTCATGGAAGTTGACAAGAGCATTTCAGCCCTTTGGATGAGTCCAACAAATCCAAAGGCTGGGTCAGTGACTGAAGCAAGCCTTGAGAATGTAGGGCTTGAGCCATCGCAGAATGGCAGTCGCTACCCTGAGTCGAATGATGAGATGAGTTCTGCTGCTGATGGAGTGACTCCTCAAACCAGCGCCCAGTCTTCCTCTATTTCCCAACCGGCTCTTCCAACACGAG ataaGATGGGTTCCTGCTGTGGCCCATCTGCAAAGCTGAGTGATCGGAGCATTGAAGGGGTGAAATTTGGAGAAGTACCTGTAGACTCCTTCACAAACATCCTCAACAAAAACCATTCACCTGCTGGTAAAGCCATCCAAGAAGAGCCCTCATCAGCCCCTGGCTGTTGGTGGCAGCCCGTCCCAAAAGATCTGGAGAGGACCTTGAAGTTGGTAGCCTTAAATCCCTCTCAGCTGGTAAAGCGTCCAACAGGAGACCAGCCTGTTGTAGTGCTAAATCATCCCGATGCTGACATTCCTGAGGTGGCCAGGATCATGGAGGTTGTGAACAGGTACAGAGGAGATGTGCAGAAGGTCACACTGTCACGCAGGACTCTGAACGTGCTCTCGGCTTTGAGCAGCGAGCTCCCTGCGGCAGACGACCTAACGGAAGCCGCATGGAGCGGTAAAAACTCAGTGCAGGAAAGGTTCTCTTTGAAGTTCAAACTTCGCAGGTTGAGCAGGAAAAAGTACGAAATGGTGGGCGTGATGTCTCCCAGCAGAGACGTCGTGACGAAGTTTCgctgctggttttgtggcaGGGTCTTCACCAGTCAGGAAATGTGGCTGGCCCACCGGCAGCGGCACCTGATGGAGTGGAATAGGCCAAACTGCGAAAACTCTTAA